One window from the genome of Methanobrevibacter sp. encodes:
- a CDS encoding winged helix-turn-helix domain-containing protein has protein sequence MKDSEKIIIEFIKLSKNREKVFRALEGETLKPTDISKKTGIHRNNVSRILSQLREKELIRLLNPETKRGRLYELTDYGNEILNLMKS, from the coding sequence ATGAAAGACTCTGAGAAAATTATTATAGAATTCATCAAATTGTCCAAAAACAGAGAGAAAGTGTTTAGAGCACTAGAAGGAGAAACTTTAAAGCCTACGGATATAAGCAAAAAAACTGGTATCCATAGGAATAATGTCAGTCGAATATTAAGCCAATTGAGAGAAAAGGAGTTGATTCGTTTATTGAATCCTGAAACCAAACGAGGCCGATTATACGAATTAACAGATTATGGCAATGAGATTCTAAATTTAATGAAATCTTAA
- a CDS encoding DNA polymerase domain-containing protein codes for MSESPQQIAIENEIKVQKDKFLSYFNGSLPGTMELEFEGFYRRGFFVSKKRYAVIEDGKIIAKGLELVRRDWAPIAKKTQEDILMAILKEGDVKKAEKIISKVLKQIKSGNLDMKELIIHTQITKNLDDYKQVGPHVVAAREIEAHGIKVGKGTIVQYIIAKGKGSISERAVPYEYSEGIEYDREYYIENQLIPAVSRMMEPLGYDKDRLRELSSNERQQSLDAFF; via the coding sequence ATGAGCGAATCCCCACAGCAAATAGCTATTGAAAATGAGATAAAAGTGCAGAAGGATAAGTTTTTATCTTATTTTAATGGATCTTTACCAGGTACAATGGAATTGGAATTTGAAGGATTCTATAGGAGAGGATTCTTTGTAAGCAAGAAAAGGTATGCTGTAATTGAAGATGGAAAGATTATTGCAAAAGGCCTTGAACTTGTCAGAAGAGATTGGGCGCCAATAGCTAAAAAGACTCAGGAAGATATCCTGATGGCTATCTTGAAGGAGGGGGATGTCAAAAAAGCCGAAAAGATCATCAGCAAGGTTCTAAAGCAAATCAAATCCGGAAACTTGGATATGAAGGAACTGATTATTCATACCCAGATTACCAAAAACCTTGATGATTATAAGCAAGTTGGACCTCATGTTGTTGCAGCTCGAGAGATAGAGGCTCATGGAATCAAGGTAGGCAAGGGAACCATTGTCCAATACATAATTGCAAAAGGCAAGGGTTCAATCAGTGAGCGTGCGGTTCCTTATGAATACAGTGAAGGAATCGAATATGATAGGGAATATTATATTGAAAATCAATTGATTCCTGCGGTTTCAAGGATGATGGAGCCTTTAGGTTATGATAAGGATAGATTAAGGGAATTATCTTCCAATGAAAGACAACAAAGTTTGGATGCTTTCTTTTAA